One Thermococcus sp. M36 genomic window, CTTCTCGATAATCGCGAAGTTCTTTAACCTGGGGGCGAGTGTAGAGACCTTTGAGCCGGAGGGGCCCCAGCCGGCGGAGCTGACTATGGAAGACCTGCCCTTCGGGATCGTTCCTCTGGGCTGGAAATTTGTCCACAGAAGCGAAGAGGCCCTGGAGTGGCTAAGGGAAAAGGGTGAGGTGTATGAGATCGACGGCTTCAAGTTCCTTGCCCCAAAGGGCGAGGTTACCTTCACTCCGCTTTCCACGGGTCTGGCGTGCCTGAGGACCATGCTCCCTGGAATGGCATGGGTTGCACGGGAAAAGGGACGGAAAGAGTTCGACCTTATGATCCCCAGCGGCATGAAACCAGTCCTGCCGGGACTGAAAAGGCTTGGCCTCTTCCTCTGGGACGAAACCGAGGAGCCGAACGTGCTGGTATTCAGGAAAAAGCTGGTTTAGGTGTTTGGGATGAGGAACAACCTCAGGAGCGCCGCCAGGCGAATAATCAGGGACTCAGCGCTCGTTGGAAAGGATGAATCTGTATTGATAATTCACGGGGCACACAACAGGAACTTCGCCAGCTTACTGGCCGAGGAAGCCATCCGCGTTGGTGCGCTCCCATTCCTCTGGAGTTTCGACGACTCGCTGGTATCTGATTTTCCAGAAAAGCCTTCAGAAAGCGTTGCCGGCATCCTCAGGAAAGCTGATGTCGTAATATGGCTCTCCCAGTACACGGCCGTCGATGATCTATCCGAGGACGTTCAGGAGAAGGTCTTCTCTTTCTGGAACTCTATGTATGGCCTCCTGCAGGACGAGAAGGTGCCGACGCTCCTCGTGAACCTTCCCCCGCCGGCGTGGCTTGAGGAAGACGGGATAAAGCCCAATGAATACCTCCTGGAGTT contains:
- a CDS encoding GNAT family N-acetyltransferase, whose protein sequence is MEPLIREAKPEDRPFIEEIARLTWGGDDYLARVFDEWVKDGNFYVLEIDGKVIGTAKMTLLPGKVGWLEGLRVHPDYRGRGYGRKLHSFMLELGERLAREGKIEALEFSTYFLNRESIAMAKKDGFSIIAKFFNLGASVETFEPEGPQPAELTMEDLPFGIVPLGWKFVHRSEEALEWLREKGEVYEIDGFKFLAPKGEVTFTPLSTGLACLRTMLPGMAWVAREKGRKEFDLMIPSGMKPVLPGLKRLGLFLWDETEEPNVLVFRKKLV